AGCCGTACAACTATCCACAGCTCCAGCGACAACTGTGCGCTGAGTACATGTCGAGCGGATGCAGGCTTACACCGAACGTTGTCTCAATTGCGAACGAGTTGTTTGCGATGCTGGATACCGGAACGGGCGTTGTGATATCGAAGCATCCGCATCTGCGACCGTCGCCCGACGAGTTTCGCAGGGCGTTCCCCGAACATCGCGCGATCTGGTTGATGCGCAATCCATTGCCTCGTGTGAACAGTCTGATTGCACGAGGCTGGACACGTGATCTGCGACCAAACTTTGAGATCGAGCGTTTCCGTGACTTTGCACGTATCTGGATACGACAACCGGAACGCATGGTCTTTGAAACGATGCGCAAGGATCGAGCCGCCTACTTCCGATCGATCCTCACGCACTGGGGACTTGATTTTACAGAAGAGCATGTGCGCGCAGCTGCGGGATATACGCGATCAAACTACCATGCCAACTCGAAGGAGCAGTCGGAGCAATCCTCGGCTGCGCCGGTATCGGAAAAGCACTGGCACCTGCCCGATCACGCGGTACGCATGTACCATGATGACTCGGAGGTACGATCGTACATGAAGTTGTGCGGTTATCCGACGAAGCCGTGGCGATATCGGTATGAGCAGAACATGACCGAGGCACGCTTGCAGCGGCTGTTCAAACTAAAGGATCTGCCGAGCGGCATGGTGCCGGATCAGTACGTTCCCGATGATGCCTTGGACGCGGTTTCTGTAACTGACGTCACGGCTTAACGTCGCCCACGAATCTTGCCTCGCATCATCCTGCCGGGCATCTTTGTTGGTACAACACCACCCGGGAACTTTGATGGATCGGCTGCATCCTTGCTCGGAAGCTCATTTTCAGCAAGTCTACTCTTCGCCTTTGCCTGTTCCTTCTTTGCTTCTTCCGCTGCGCGCTCACGCGCAACCACGTCCGGCATTGGGCCGGGTTGGAAGTCGGGGTATTCCAGACGCGGTATCTCAGCATTAATGAGTTTTTCGATCTCGGTCAGATGCTCACCCTCTTCGGGCGTAACAAACGTCCACGCAACGCCGTCGCGCCCGGCGCGCGCTGTGCGGCCGATGCGATGTACGTAAAGCTCAATGTCCTCGGGCAGGTCGAAGTTCACGACGTGGGTGATACCCTCGACATCAATCCCGCGCGAGACAAGATCCGACGCGACCAGTACGCCGAGTGAGCCTCGGCGGAGCTTGTGCATGATCGTTTCACGTCGTGACTGGCTCATGTCGCCGTGGAGCGCTTCTGCAGCAATGTCCTTCTCTTTCAGATACTTGACAAGTTCATCGACCTTGCGCTTGAGCTTGCAGAAGACGAGCGTCATTGCGGGCTCTTCGTGCGTGAGCAGATGGCGCAGCATGCGGCGTTTGTCCCACGGCTCGACCAGAAGATGGTGCTGCTTGACAACCTGCACCGTGAGCGAATCTGCCTGCACGTGCAGCATCTTCGGTTCGTGCATGAATGACTTTGCGAGCTTTTCGATTTCTGGCGAAAGTGTGGCGGAAACAAAGATTGTCTGCCTGCGATTTCCGTTCTCATCGGGTGTTGCAGACGGGCACATCTTCAGAATCTTGCGGATGTCCTCGCGGAATCCGATGTCGAGCATGCGATCGACCTCGTCGAGGATCATGTAGCGCACATTATCAAAGTGCAATAGCCCACGATCGACCATATCCTTGATGCGTCCCGGTGTGCCGACGACGATCTGTGGCTTGCGTTTCAGACGATCGGCCTGTCCGCCAATGCGCGCGCCGCCATAGATCGGCACAGCTTTAATTGGTGTGTGCATGCCGAGGTCGTTGATCTCGGTCGCAATCTGGAGTGCGAGCTCGCGCGTTGGTGCAAGAATGAGTGCTTGAAACTCAGGCTCACGCTCGCATAAGTGGAGCATGGGCAGGCCGAACGCGGCTGTCTTGCCCGTGCCGGTCTTTGCCTGACCGATGACGTCGGTTCCCGAGAGAATCATGGGGATGAGCTGCGCCTGGATATGCGTTGGGCACGCAAAGCCTGCGTGCGTGCATCCCTCAACAACAGAATCGCGCAGACCGATGTCACTGAATGTCTGCTCGACATCAAACACTTCGACAGGAAGGTCTTCGAGCTTTGCGACTTCCTTCGCAGGTGGTGGTTGGTGTAGATGTTCGTTCTGCGATGAGCCGGACTGTCCACCGCTGGACTTTTTGCTGCGGCGACGACGCCTGCGCTTTGTCTTTGGCGCATCGTTTTCCGATGCTGGAGATGTGCCTGAATGTTCGGATGTATCGGAATCAAACAACGGACGAGCGGTCATCAAAACCTCAATGTTGAAAAATAAGCCGGAGGAGAACGAGTGTTGTCCCGGGCAGGAGTGTCACCAATCCTAGGGAGCGTACCCGGTGATCGCCCAGCATGGGCTTGGACTTGCATGCAGAATGGGGTGGTTTTCCGCGTTGCTACACGCGGAATGTGGCACCAAGTTTCTTCCCGATGAGGAGCGACGCACCCACCAGCGTGACTGTCAATAGGATCATGCCCCATACACCCATTGCTGACGCGACAAACTGCCCGTCTGCGAGCCTGTTGGCGAATGTGTAGATCGCCTTGGTGACAGGATAGTCTGACTCCTTCTGGGCGAGCAGGAGCGAGTCCGAGACCTCCAGCATCGAAAAACTGAACACGAGGAGCGAGCCCGCGATGAGATTCGCCATGATGAGCGGGATGACGATCCGTCTGAACGCGCCGACCTTCGTCGCGCCGAGATTGATCGCAGCCTCTTCAAGTGACACCGAGGTCTGCTCAAGACCGGACACCGTCGAGCGCACGATGTACGGCAGTCTGCGCACTGCGTATGCGATGACAAGAATGGGCAGCGGGTTCGGCTCGTTGCCAAAGACAGAGACGATGGATCCGAGCGGGCCATCGCCGAACGGCCAGCGAAGTGTTGCTGCGATGTAGCCGAACGCCATGACAAGCCCCGGTACTGCGAGCGGGAGCATGCACATCGCATCGAGCAGGTTTCGCCCGCGCACCTTTGTGCGCGCGATCAGATAACCTGCAAGCAAGCCAAGACCAAGATTCAGCACCACCGCGAGCGATGAGTACGTCAGACTATTGATGATCGATCCGAACGCGAGTGGATCTGAGAGCGCAGTCTGGTAGTGCTGACTGGTAAAGTCTTTCGGCAGGACAGACCTGTACCATGCCCATGGCTCTGAGATGCTGGTCAGAATCACGCCAAGGTGCGGTACGAGCGCGATGAAGGTGACAAACGCGAACACGCACGTCGCGACAATGCCGCCCGTGGGTGAGAGTGCGGTTTCGGTGCTTGCGCGAGAGGCTTTGGACTGCATCTCGTATCCGCGTCCGCCGAACATGAGCTTGCCGACAAGGTACATGCCTACAGCGCACGCGAGCAGAACGAATGTGAGTGCGTATGGTTCGGCGGAGTTTTCCACCTGCTTTAGACCATCGAAGATCTGCACGGGTGTGATGACGCGATACTCAAACACCAGTGGTGTGCCGAGTTCTGTAAACGACCAGATAAGCACGATGGTTGCGCCGGCGAAGATGCCGGATCGGATGAGTGGGAGCGTGATCGTGCGGAGTCGCTGCCATGGACTTGCACCGAGGCTCTCTGCTGCTTCTTCCATCGCGGGGTCAATGTTCGCAAGCGCAGCTGTCGCGTTGAGATAGATGATCGGATAGAGGTGGAGGGCCTCAACGATGACCACGCCCCAGAAGCGAGCGCTGCCGAGGATATCCCAGTCTGTGCCAAGCAGTGTGTTGAGTGAACCTGTGCGCCCAATGATCATCTGCAATCCGATTGCACCAACGAACGGCGGCAGGATAAGCGGAATGAGAATACCAGCTTGCAACAGCTTCTTGCCGGGGAATGTGTAGCGCACACTCAACACCGCAAGTGGGAGCCCTATCAGAATCGAGATGAACGTTGTCGTGATGGCCACCTTCGCAGCGTTCAGCAGCCCCGCCACGCGCGTTGGGTCGCGGAACAGGAGCGAGAGTGGTTCCAATGACCAACCTCTTCCTGTCGCAACATCCGCAACGAAGCCGCCACGGATCGTCAGCAGGATGGGATAGATCAGTGTGATACCCAAAAGGGCCACCATCGCCACGAGGAGCGTCTGGTTCGTTGACTTTGCGAGGGTCCGGGAAACCATGAGCCCGGAGCATAGGACCAGTGCTGGCGGGTCTGAAGGGTGGTTATTGGCAGGTTGAACAGGATCTTCATACACGAGAAATCCACAAACTGACGGTTCTGCTTGACGAATCTCCGGTGTTCTGGTACAACAGGTGTCGCAAAGCCCTGCAGAGATGCGGAACTTGCACAAGGAGATTGAGAGGCACCCCTCTCACATATCAAATACCGCATGCTTTGGGCGAAAGCTCACGGCGTGCCCTCCCCTCAGGATCGCGACAAACCGCGATCGGGCTTTTTCCGTTGACCTCATAGGAGGAGGGATGGGAGTGCAGACTGGTGTGCGAATGTTGCTGACCCCCTCGCGCATCGCACAAGTGAGTTTTAACTCAGCCGCTGCCACCGACATATCCCCCTCGTGTTCATGAAAAAACCATCCTTAGCGGGGTGGTTTTTTCTTTCGCCACATTGGTTCTTTTTGCAATACGATGGGGGATGAATATCAAACAGGCAACGTGTGCCCTTGCGATGGTTTCCGGGTTTCTCCTGACAATGCCGGGATGCATCGTGTGGGAGATCCGCGACGAGATGCGCAAAACCAACGAAACGCTGACGCAGGTGAGTGAGACACTTGCTCGTGTTCAGGTGCAACTCGACGAGGTCAATGGCAAGATGGATCAGGTCGACAAAACGAATCAGATCCTGACGGATATGCAGGCGACATCGTTGAAACACCTTGATGAGCACCTCGCTTCGCTGCGCAAGACGATCGCGAATATCGACAGCACGATTCCATTCCTGAGCATCAGTGATGATCCGCCAGAGGAAGAAACGCCGTCAGCAACTCCTCCTGAAGCGACACCGCTGGAGAATCCGGGTGGGAAATCTGGTAGCTGAACCTGACCGAGGGTTGAAGACGACAAAGACGGTCATGCGAAGGGTCATCGCGTCCCACATCTATTTTTGGACTTTGGTTACTTGCGGGCTCATCGTCGCTTTTTATGTGCGCGCCAACTGGCCGATGCTCCGCCATTACTCCAGTCTATGTGCCAACGTGGATCGGCTTACAGGAGACAGGGTACCGATATTGCGTTGTATTACAATTGATGAACCCGTTCGATATGGTGTATATGTCGATAGTCAATGGAACTGGTATTCTTTTTCTGCGATTGAGGACGTGCCACTCGAAGCAGATCTGGAGTGGGTGTTTATTCACGAGCGAGTCGTAAAATTTCCTCATCGCTGTCTCCTTGCTGTTTGGCGTTATAGACATGTGCGAGGTCTCTGGTTTCTGACGAGTGTGGTTTTTCCTGAGATTCTTGATCAACCGAGCAAGGAGTTGAGGCGTGCTGCAGTGGCGAGTATTCTGGTCGAAATGGAGACGAATCCAATCAACTTACAGGAAGATCAGCTTGCTGTCCAAGCGATCCGTGATCTTGACATGGACGAAACACATCTCTCAGTCCTTGGAACATCAGTGAATACCGCCGCTGTCGTTTTTCTGCTTATAGCAACCATGAAGTGCAAGCACCTCTGGTTCTTTGCATGGTCTGGTGGCGGGCTTGTTCAACTGCGTCGACACAGATCGGGCAGATGCGTGATGTGCGGATACTCACTTGACAATCTTCCGGGGAAGGTGTGTCCTGAATGTGGCACACGTGTGGGCACAGTTGCCCTGCCGATGTTCCCTCACTTCGAGAGAACAATGATTCTTCGCAGTGTCCTGATCTTTCTGCCAACGGTGCCGTGGCTCTTTGGGATCAGCTACTTTGGGCACGAATGGGCTGGCTTGCCATTTCGGCTGACGTTTCCCATCGCTGCCTTTGGACCTGCTGTGATAGCGGGTTTCTTTGTTGTGTTCCTGAAGAACAACATTGTGTCGATCATTCTGATGGTATTGGCAGCAGTACTTTCGCCGATCTTCGCCTTTGTCTTGTCAACCATCTTCAATCCAGGCTGGATTGGTGTCTAACGTTGTGATGGATTACGCGATCCGCGGATCGATCCAGCGGTACAGCACATCCACCGCGAGATTAAACAGGATCAGCATCGTTGCGAAGATCAGCACCACGCCGATGATCAAGGACAGGTCCTTGTTCTGTACGCCATTGACAAAGTGCTGGCCCATGCCCGGGACAGAGAAGACGCGCTCGACAACGAAGGAGCCCGTCATCGCGAGTGCAGACGCGGGGCCGAGATACGACAGCACGGGAAGGAACGCATTCTTGAGTGCGTGCTTGATGAGAACGCGCGATTCGGCAACGCCCTTGGCGCGTGCGGTGCGGATGTAGTCTGCGCCGAGCACATCCAGCATGCCCATGCGCGTGAGTCTGGCGATGTATGCTGCGAACGGGAGCGAGAGCGTGACAGCGGGCAGGATGGTCTTTGGCAGACTGCCCCAGCCGCCCACTGGAAGCACCGTCATCCAGACACCAAAGACCAGCAGCAATAGCGTGCCAATGACAAAGCTGGGAAGGCTGATACCAACCAATGCGACAACAAGCGTGGAGATATCAGCGAACGAGTTCGGCTTGATCGCGCCAACAACGCCCGCAACAAGTCCGATGACAAGTGCTATAAGGATGGCGAGCGTGCCGAGCGTGATCGACACGGGCAGACTGTCCGAGATGACCTCGTTCACACGCCAGTCCTCGTAGAAGAGGGCTGGCCCCATGTCGAAGATGTATCGCGGGCGCGGCTCAAGTCCGGCTTCCTCAGCGGCTTTATTCTCCTTCGCAATAGTGCCGTCGACTTTTTCAATGCCGTACTTCAGACCTGTCAGGTTGTAGAGGTAGGAGAAATAGAACTTTGGAAAGCTGTCGAGGTTGTACTGGGCTTTCATCGCCTCTTCAACTTCGGGCTTTGGTCGACGACCCTCGGGGTTTTCGAGCGGGTTGCCGGGAATCGCCCATGCAAGCGTGAGTGTGAATGTGTAGATCACAAGCAGGATGATCGGCATCTGGATGAGTCGGCGAACGATCAGTCCAATCACAGCTCGCCTCCTTCCGTTGTCACGGGTTTCAGTGGCATCGTTGAAGGCACATCTGGCCCTTTGCCGTCCTTCAACATGTCGATCATGAACAGGTTCTGCTCTGTGCGGGGATGCGGGTTCAACCCGGACATCTCGTCCGCATCAAACAGGTAGAGTGTGATGTAATGGAACAGGGGCACCATTGGCAGATCGTCTTCCATGATGATGCGTTCGCACTCTTCCAGAATCTCCATGCGTTTTTCCGGGTCGGTTTCCTTGCGTGCCTGATCGAGCAGGCCATCAAAGTGTGGGTTGTTGTACTTGCGATCGTTGTTGCCGTCGGTTGAGCGGGACAGATCAAGGAATGTCGTTGGATCGCCGTAATCGCCGTACCAGCCGGCGCGTGAGACCATGAAGTTCTGCTTCTTCAGATCGTCGCGGAAGATCTTGATCTCTTTGAGCTGGAGTATGACGGGCACGCCGAGGTTTTCGATCCAGTGTCTCTGGACAGCTTCTGCGATAACTCCGTGTCCACCGTCCTTGTTGAACAGGATCTCGACTGTTGGGAACTGCGACGGATCCGGATAGCCTGCTTCAGCGAGCAAGGCCCTTGCTTCTGCGATGATCGCGTTGCGCTCATCCTGATTCGTTGCGTCCGAGATGCACTTGAGCCCCTTGGGCGAGGTGTACCCACCGATCGAGTTCGGCGGGATAATTGTGCGCGCAACGGGCTGACCGATGCGATTGACGCGCTCAGTGATTTCCTTCTTGTCGATGCACATAGCGAACGCTCTGCGCACACGCGGATCAACAAACGGGTTGTCGCGACCATCCTGCATCTTGGGCAAGCAGTTGAAGTTGTACCAGTACGTCCCAAACGCTGGGATTGCGTGGATGTTCTTGCGATCGTCGTCCGGGAGTCTGCGGTCGATCTCGAACTGGTCGTACCCGGCGGCCAGGAGCGCGTCGTACTCAGCCTGATGCTCCTTGTAGAACTGCATCTTGCGTGCGAGCATGTCAGCCTTATAGGTAGGACCGACATCGCTCACCCAATCGACAGAGCCTGTTTCAAATGCGAGCACCTGCGCGTTGCCATCATCAACGGAGACGATCTTCATCGTGTCGACGTTGAGCAGGTCCTGATCCCAGTAATGCTCGTTGCGTTCGAAGAACATGTCCCGCTTGAATCGCCACGTCGTGAGTTTCATCGGGCCGTTAGTGATCAGGTATGGCGGCTTTGTCCAGCCGGACTCACTCTTGAGCATGCCGGTTGATTCGACAACAGATTCATATCGCTGCACGAGCGGCGGATACACGGGAAAGAAGACAGCGAACGCGCACAGATCAAGGAAGTAGGGCGTTGGTTCGCTCAGCGTGAATGTGAGCGTGTGATCATCGGTTGCGTGCAACTGCACCATATCGTGAAACTGCTGTTCTGTCCATGTCCAGAGCTTGTGTGCGTCGTAGGGATTGCCCGCGATGGCGGATTTGACAGGAGCAAGCAATGCTTGTGAGGATGTGAGTCGCTCGTGTATTTCTGTTGCGATGCGTGATGCGGTGCGGTTCGGCGCTTCCGTTGTGGGGCCGTCCTTTGAAACCAGATCGAAGTCCTCTGTGAGTGCATCGAGTTCCTTGCGAAGTGTGACGATCTGCTCGCCTTGCACGCTCTCGCCGATGAGACCGCGCTGCTCAATGTGCAGCCAGATTCCGCTGGCAATCGCCTTTGCTGCATCTGGCGCATCTGTCGTTGCTAGATCATCAAGTGCATCGATGGACTCGACTGTCTTTGCCTGGAACCCGTCGAGTGCTCGGCTGCGCCACTCGAAGAAATCCTCCGCACCGACAATGACCTGGAAGAGCCCGGTGTAATCGGCAGCGGTATCGGGGAGCAGGGCGCGACGCCATGAGTACACAAAGTCGTGTGCTGTGACCGGTGTGCCGTTGGACCATTTCGCGTTGTCGCGAAGATGGAATGTGTAGGTGAGCTGGTCTGGCGAGATCTCCCAAGACGATGCAACGCCGGGCACGATGTGGTATTCCCACGTGAACGTGTCGTGGCGGACAAGCCCCTCGCCGATCATGCGCGCAACGCGGAGATCCTGCATCCAACTCATCTTCTGGAAGTCGAGTGTGGTGACGTCGCCGCGATTGATGAATGTGAAGTCGGCCTTGGGTGATGGTTTGTCCGTGACGACCATTACACCAAGCACTGCGAGCAGCAATAGGAATGGGACAGCGATCTTGACCATACGACAATCGTAGGGCCATCATGCCACCATGAGTTGCACCTAAGCAGCTGTCAAACGCGTGTGATAGGGTTCTGTTTTTTTAGCGAAGGAAGCGTTCGCTGCGGAACTGGAATGGTTCTCGCGGATTTGAAAGTACGTTCGTCACAAGTTCGCGGAAACTACGGTCAAACGCAGTGTCGCCCTGAGACGTGCCCTTCACGACTTCCGCTCCAAGGTCGGGCTGCTGGAGCGGTCCACCTCTCCCAATTGCATTGTGGGCAACAAAGATCAGATTCACACCGAGCGTGGCAGCAGCGTTTGCCCTGTCCCGGATGGGTGACGTTGTCATGGGAAATGCCTTGACACGAACCATCCGATCGAGCGCGGACAGAATGTCACCTCCAAGACCAGCAAACTCCTTGATCGTGGATTCCGGGAGTTCGCGGTTGGTCAACATGAGGTTACGAAGGCGCTGTCCGACAGAGACACACGATTCGACAATAGAAAGATCATCTGGTCCGTTGCCAGCGAGTTGCTGGAGCCTGACAGATGCAGAAGTGGCAAGCTTTGAGAGTGCAGCGCCTGGAATGCGCTCGAATCCGCCAAGATCAACCTCGTTGCCTTTGTAGAGCGCTTCGAGTGCAGCACGCAGAGCATTTGCTGAGGTGTCCTTCTCGAC
Above is a genomic segment from Phycisphaeraceae bacterium containing:
- a CDS encoding iron ABC transporter permease, with product MVALLGITLIYPILLTIRGGFVADVATGRGWSLEPLSLLFRDPTRVAGLLNAAKVAITTTFISILIGLPLAVLSVRYTFPGKKLLQAGILIPLILPPFVGAIGLQMIIGRTGSLNTLLGTDWDILGSARFWGVVIVEALHLYPIIYLNATAALANIDPAMEEAAESLGASPWQRLRTITLPLIRSGIFAGATIVLIWSFTELGTPLVFEYRVITPVQIFDGLKQVENSAEPYALTFVLLACAVGMYLVGKLMFGGRGYEMQSKASRASTETALSPTGGIVATCVFAFVTFIALVPHLGVILTSISEPWAWYRSVLPKDFTSQHYQTALSDPLAFGSIINSLTYSSLAVVLNLGLGLLAGYLIARTKVRGRNLLDAMCMLPLAVPGLVMAFGYIAATLRWPFGDGPLGSIVSVFGNEPNPLPILVIAYAVRRLPYIVRSTVSGLEQTSVSLEEAAINLGATKVGAFRRIVIPLIMANLIAGSLLVFSFSMLEVSDSLLLAQKESDYPVTKAIYTFANRLADGQFVASAMGVWGMILLTVTLVGASLLIGKKLGATFRV
- a CDS encoding peptide ABC transporter substrate-binding protein, which codes for MVKIAVPFLLLLAVLGVMVVTDKPSPKADFTFINRGDVTTLDFQKMSWMQDLRVARMIGEGLVRHDTFTWEYHIVPGVASSWEISPDQLTYTFHLRDNAKWSNGTPVTAHDFVYSWRRALLPDTAADYTGLFQVIVGAEDFFEWRSRALDGFQAKTVESIDALDDLATTDAPDAAKAIASGIWLHIEQRGLIGESVQGEQIVTLRKELDALTEDFDLVSKDGPTTEAPNRTASRIATEIHERLTSSQALLAPVKSAIAGNPYDAHKLWTWTEQQFHDMVQLHATDDHTLTFTLSEPTPYFLDLCAFAVFFPVYPPLVQRYESVVESTGMLKSESGWTKPPYLITNGPMKLTTWRFKRDMFFERNEHYWDQDLLNVDTMKIVSVDDGNAQVLAFETGSVDWVSDVGPTYKADMLARKMQFYKEHQAEYDALLAAGYDQFEIDRRLPDDDRKNIHAIPAFGTYWYNFNCLPKMQDGRDNPFVDPRVRRAFAMCIDKKEITERVNRIGQPVARTIIPPNSIGGYTSPKGLKCISDATNQDERNAIIAEARALLAEAGYPDPSQFPTVEILFNKDGGHGVIAEAVQRHWIENLGVPVILQLKEIKIFRDDLKKQNFMVSRAGWYGDYGDPTTFLDLSRSTDGNNDRKYNNPHFDGLLDQARKETDPEKRMEILEECERIIMEDDLPMVPLFHYITLYLFDADEMSGLNPHPRTEQNLFMIDMLKDGKGPDVPSTMPLKPVTTEGGEL
- a CDS encoding ABC transporter permease, with product MIGLIVRRLIQMPIILLVIYTFTLTLAWAIPGNPLENPEGRRPKPEVEEAMKAQYNLDSFPKFYFSYLYNLTGLKYGIEKVDGTIAKENKAAEEAGLEPRPRYIFDMGPALFYEDWRVNEVISDSLPVSITLGTLAILIALVIGLVAGVVGAIKPNSFADISTLVVALVGISLPSFVIGTLLLLVFGVWMTVLPVGGWGSLPKTILPAVTLSLPFAAYIARLTRMGMLDVLGADYIRTARAKGVAESRVLIKHALKNAFLPVLSYLGPASALAMTGSFVVERVFSVPGMGQHFVNGVQNKDLSLIIGVVLIFATMLILFNLAVDVLYRWIDPRIA
- a CDS encoding DEAD/DEAH box helicase; its protein translation is MTARPLFDSDTSEHSGTSPASENDAPKTKRRRRRRSKKSSGGQSGSSQNEHLHQPPPAKEVAKLEDLPVEVFDVEQTFSDIGLRDSVVEGCTHAGFACPTHIQAQLIPMILSGTDVIGQAKTGTGKTAAFGLPMLHLCEREPEFQALILAPTRELALQIATEINDLGMHTPIKAVPIYGGARIGGQADRLKRKPQIVVGTPGRIKDMVDRGLLHFDNVRYMILDEVDRMLDIGFREDIRKILKMCPSATPDENGNRRQTIFVSATLSPEIEKLAKSFMHEPKMLHVQADSLTVQVVKQHHLLVEPWDKRRMLRHLLTHEEPAMTLVFCKLKRKVDELVKYLKEKDIAAEALHGDMSQSRRETIMHKLRRGSLGVLVASDLVSRGIDVEGITHVVNFDLPEDIELYVHRIGRTARAGRDGVAWTFVTPEEGEHLTEIEKLINAEIPRLEYPDFQPGPMPDVVARERAAEEAKKEQAKAKSRLAENELPSKDAADPSKFPGGVVPTKMPGRMMRGKIRGRR